From the Methanomassiliicoccales archaeon genome, one window contains:
- a CDS encoding tetratricopeptide repeat protein, with protein MSRSIHRCNRKWFLSNEEKILLHLFTYYRYQQDDTAPPSVTQEGIAVATGIGRNNVSKIVAALAADGDIEIKKKHVKGLPSIRNVYSLTPNGFKKALSLKEEIENTRITVIDFNGNEISNTVGNLNSLLPKSYSLLELALCITRGTFNCLSFHEMKVKEERKFVDFTDKKPTVRFFVGRKNELKRLEDFLNSDDKKIAVIYGIPGIGKTTLLAKFALDVRTRTNAFWYRLTEWTSPRMFLSPLAEFLSQLGKKGLERLITQTENPTIGQVCHILESDFKNANIFIFLDDVHKADSKVLELLRAMVRILEHMEGVKIACTSRIIPSFYSRGDVISGLVDEIALEGLDRESCIQLLRSRSIPERNFDELIEATKGHPFFLELVRKANATSERDMRMFLEQEVYSTLDLAERRILEIASVFRYPVPVDAFFMVEEFIAKESGIDSLTMRYNDFVFDHDALDDLFSRFLLQESMGRMVAMHDLLRDFFYSRLTPRQKAIYHKAAARFYLTDTSSGLSLVEALYHSVMSGDWRTALQIAVGSGRQIISKGLASNMAPLVEKIVSQHLETSIQDRVDLFLIHGEILELQGEWDLALKTYEGLLKIDETELGKRKLGEIYRRIGSLYLRKTEFQSAQVMLEKSLMIGLLSGDNYLLSTVYYDLGGIAERRGQYSEAITFFSKAKMISEQIGEDIGLGKALYGLGRVYGQLLDYDKAIEFKKKAIAIIGKTGDAKELAKVYTSLGNDYRFTNQYEKSFEINNKAIDLANSSGDINTQGYALSNAVALYIEIGDLEKAEGALKRAIEIFQKIDDKIMMATMRLYRGYLYVNKSEWNWAKEEFIRALDILRPLGVPLKLSNWLFEISQVCIENKDYNSARLFLSEAHELASMHGYDNLKKEIEATFGLLPSSFLAKVESETNSST; from the coding sequence GTGAGTCGTTCCATCCACCGCTGCAATCGAAAGTGGTTTCTCAGCAATGAGGAGAAGATACTTCTTCATTTATTCACATACTATCGATATCAACAAGACGATACTGCCCCTCCCTCCGTAACCCAGGAGGGGATTGCGGTTGCGACTGGTATTGGAAGGAACAACGTATCAAAGATTGTCGCTGCGCTTGCAGCGGATGGAGATATAGAAATCAAAAAAAAGCATGTTAAGGGATTGCCAAGTATTCGTAATGTTTATTCACTAACTCCAAATGGATTCAAGAAGGCGTTATCACTAAAGGAAGAAATTGAAAACACTCGCATCACCGTTATTGATTTCAATGGCAATGAAATTTCTAACACTGTCGGAAACCTTAATTCCCTCCTGCCCAAAAGTTATTCCCTTCTCGAGCTCGCACTCTGCATTACCAGAGGCACGTTTAACTGTTTATCCTTCCACGAAATGAAAGTGAAAGAAGAAAGAAAATTCGTAGACTTTACAGACAAGAAGCCTACAGTAAGATTTTTTGTTGGAAGAAAAAACGAACTAAAAAGGCTTGAGGATTTCTTGAACTCAGATGATAAGAAAATTGCGGTGATATATGGGATACCTGGTATTGGAAAGACGACACTTCTCGCAAAGTTTGCTTTAGACGTGAGAACAAGAACCAATGCTTTTTGGTATCGATTGACCGAATGGACATCTCCAAGGATGTTTCTTAGTCCGCTTGCTGAGTTTCTCTCACAGCTTGGTAAAAAGGGACTGGAACGCCTCATTACTCAGACAGAGAATCCTACAATCGGACAGGTATGCCATATTTTAGAAAGTGATTTCAAGAATGCAAATATTTTCATTTTTTTGGATGACGTTCATAAGGCAGATTCAAAAGTTTTAGAGCTTCTTCGAGCCATGGTAAGAATTCTCGAACATATGGAAGGTGTGAAAATTGCCTGCACAAGTCGTATAATACCATCCTTTTATTCGCGAGGGGACGTCATCTCAGGACTAGTAGATGAAATCGCGCTTGAGGGGCTTGATAGAGAGAGCTGCATTCAGCTACTTAGAAGCAGGTCTATACCCGAACGTAATTTTGATGAACTGATTGAGGCGACAAAGGGGCACCCTTTCTTCTTGGAATTGGTAAGGAAAGCGAATGCTACTTCTGAGAGAGACATGAGGATGTTTTTAGAACAGGAGGTCTACTCGACTTTGGACCTTGCAGAGCGGCGAATACTGGAAATAGCATCTGTTTTCAGATATCCCGTACCAGTCGATGCTTTTTTTATGGTGGAAGAATTCATTGCAAAAGAATCCGGGATTGATTCACTTACTATGCGTTATAATGATTTTGTATTTGATCACGACGCATTGGATGATCTCTTCTCGAGATTTCTATTGCAGGAATCAATGGGAAGAATGGTAGCAATGCACGATCTTCTTAGAGATTTCTTTTACTCTAGGCTCACACCAAGGCAGAAAGCAATCTACCATAAGGCTGCCGCCCGTTTTTACTTGACTGATACATCTTCGGGACTTTCTTTGGTCGAAGCTCTTTACCACAGTGTGATGTCGGGTGATTGGAGGACAGCCCTGCAAATAGCCGTGGGATCTGGTAGGCAGATTATATCTAAGGGACTCGCATCAAATATGGCCCCCCTCGTCGAGAAAATCGTTTCACAACATCTTGAAACCAGCATCCAGGATAGGGTAGATCTTTTTTTGATACACGGAGAGATACTAGAATTACAGGGTGAATGGGACCTTGCACTCAAGACTTATGAAGGTCTCTTGAAAATTGATGAGACAGAACTAGGAAAAAGAAAATTAGGTGAGATTTATAGAAGGATAGGCTCGCTTTATTTAAGAAAAACTGAGTTCCAATCAGCACAAGTAATGCTCGAGAAAAGCCTGATGATTGGACTGTTAAGTGGGGATAATTATTTGCTGTCTACGGTATATTACGATTTGGGAGGAATCGCCGAGAGAAGAGGTCAGTATAGTGAAGCTATAACCTTTTTTTCCAAGGCAAAAATGATATCTGAGCAAATTGGAGAAGATATTGGACTTGGGAAGGCTCTATACGGCCTTGGTCGCGTCTATGGGCAACTTTTAGATTATGATAAAGCGATCGAATTTAAGAAAAAGGCAATCGCAATAATTGGGAAAACGGGTGATGCAAAAGAACTCGCTAAAGTCTACACAAGCCTCGGAAATGATTATCGATTCACAAACCAATATGAGAAATCGTTTGAGATTAATAACAAGGCAATTGATCTTGCAAATTCATCTGGGGATATTAACACTCAAGGGTATGCATTATCGAATGCTGTAGCATTATACATTGAAATTGGCGATCTTGAGAAGGCCGAAGGGGCCTTGAAAAGGGCAATTGAGATTTTCCAGAAAATCGATGACAAGATCATGATGGCAACGATGCGTCTTTATCGAGGATATCTCTATGTGAACAAAAGTGAATGGAATTGGGCAAAGGAAGAATTCATCCGAGCTTTGGACATATTGCGACCTCTTGGTGTGCCGTTGAAACTCAGCAATTGGTTGTTCGAAATCAGTCAAGTATGCATCGAAAATAAAGATTATAATAGTGCCCGCCTTTTTCTGAGTGAAGCTCATGAGCTTGCATCAATGCATGGATATGACAATTTGAAAAAAGAAATTGAAGCTACATTTGGACTATTGCCATCTAGTTTTCTGGCCAAAGTAGAATCTGAAACAAATTCCTCAACGTGA
- a CDS encoding NAD-dependent epimerase/dehydratase family protein produces MFAFTLLMVSLVTGASGFLGGHVLERLCKMNEDVRVLARKTSDFSELQHLHFEKYHGNLLDLESIIEAARGVDTIFHCAGAVKYNSPYRDLYKVNVEGTRNVTIAASKADVKRIVYASSLAVTGPEGQINQDALKKIRPSMRENYCRSKAEAETIFFKECQELGVEGIALRPGVIYGPRDYTAAYHWFKAIDEGPAMLVGSGKTRFPLIFIEDLVDAFIAASTLEMVTQSAYNINGAEEASLKLIYDLISRELGKEVEYHHYGYALSMTVAKMTQIKAAIMRKDIETIVSPFVIKLFGKDYPLINFQKAKEELGFEPKTTLEEGIKKTAKWYIERVREN; encoded by the coding sequence ATGTTTGCCTTCACCCTGCTTATGGTGAGCCTTGTTACTGGTGCGTCAGGTTTCTTAGGCGGCCACGTACTTGAGAGATTGTGCAAAATGAATGAAGATGTGAGAGTTCTGGCGAGAAAAACGAGCGATTTCTCGGAATTGCAGCACCTGCATTTTGAGAAATATCACGGAAATCTTCTAGATCTTGAAAGCATCATTGAAGCAGCGAGGGGTGTCGATACAATTTTTCATTGCGCTGGTGCTGTGAAATATAACTCGCCGTATAGAGATCTTTACAAAGTGAATGTTGAGGGGACGAGGAATGTTACAATCGCCGCATCAAAAGCAGATGTGAAAAGAATTGTTTATGCTAGCTCGCTCGCTGTTACTGGACCTGAAGGCCAGATTAATCAAGACGCACTCAAAAAGATAAGACCGTCGATGAGAGAGAACTACTGTCGCTCGAAAGCAGAGGCCGAAACAATATTCTTTAAGGAATGCCAAGAACTTGGAGTCGAGGGTATTGCATTAAGGCCTGGCGTCATTTACGGCCCAAGAGATTATACGGCAGCGTATCATTGGTTCAAAGCGATCGATGAGGGGCCTGCCATGTTAGTAGGTAGCGGGAAAACTAGATTTCCCCTTATATTCATTGAAGATCTTGTTGATGCCTTTATCGCCGCAAGTACTCTAGAAATGGTCACGCAAAGCGCGTACAACATAAACGGAGCGGAGGAGGCGTCCCTTAAGCTAATCTACGATTTAATTTCTAGAGAATTGGGCAAGGAAGTAGAATATCATCACTACGGTTACGCACTCTCAATGACGGTGGCTAAAATGACTCAAATCAAGGCAGCGATTATGCGAAAAGACATTGAAACAATTGTATCGCCATTTGTGATCAAGCTCTTTGGGAAGGATTATCCATTAATTAATTTTCAAAAGGCGAAAGAAGAATTG